The DNA region CCGCTGTCATCCGGCACGTACATCTGTCGTGCCTTGGTTCCGGGTCCGGAACATTCCATCGCTCATGCTGTGCTCCTTATCAGGTAATTGCGCAGGCCGTTACGGCCGAAACCACATCACCTCAAACTCTAAGTGGAGGTAAAAACCCATGAGATCGACTTGTCTCGCTGTGCTGCTCGTTTTTTCAATGCTCCTCTTTCAAGTGAGCACGTCCCGAGCCGGTGTGTTGGTCCACGAGACCCGGAGTCTGAATGGCGTATCGGTTGATTACTCGAACAGTAACCCACAAGCCCGACTTCAATCCTATCGCTCCGCACTGGCGCCAGTCTTCCCGGAACTGGATGTCCAGACGCTGGAGATTCTGGACGAATTCGAGGATCCGACCTTCGGGACCCCCACGGTGCGGCTGGTGCAGAAATACCGCGGATTGACCGTGCAGGATGCCTTCACCGTGATTGACCTGACCAAAGGACATATGGGAGCGTTTGCGACATCCAATTTCTACAAGGAAGTTAATCTGCCGGACGCCGGATTTCTGAGCCAGAAAGATGATTCGGTCGCACTGGACCGATTTGCCCGGTCATTTTGGCCGGAGATCGTCGCCGATGAGCAGGTCTGGGTACTGCCCATCGTGCTCCCTATGGAGACCAGCAATCCGAAAGACTTCCAGTTCCACTATTCCTTGAACATCGCTTCGCGCCAACACGGCCCGGCGCGCTACTACGATTGGCAGACAGGAACTTTGCTGAAAGAATCGCATCGCGACGCCCATGCGAACTTTCTCTTTGACATCTCCCACGAGGTGTTCGATCCGACCAATCATAACTACACGCTGGTGGACAACGAAGACTGTCCGGGCATTGGGCGTGCCCATTTGTCCGACATTAACGAAGAAGACTCATGGGATTGCTATGACGCTGTCAATGGGGAGTGTTCGCTCGATCTGGAGGGCATCTTCCTGCTAAACGTATGCGGGCAGACCGAAGATGTCGGAATCTGGCTTACGGGTTCGGACACCGAAAACAGCTTCGAGTACTCTGATCCGTGGCAGACGAATGCTTTTACATTTGCTGTGCCCTATGGACATGACAACACTTACTCCTGCGACTTTGCGAGCGGATGGCATGGTGCGTGCGAAGATGATCCCGCCGCACTGTACAACCTGAACCATATCGCCCGTTTCATGCGAGACCACTTTGGGGCTCCACGGTTTACCAATGCTGTCACAACCCAGGACCAACTGACCGGAGGATCTACAAACTCCAATGTCCCCGCCTGGGCAAGCCGTGAAGCCGGTCACAACGTCATCATGTTTGGCTTCGATGCGAACATTGATATCCCCGGCGCGACCACGTCTAAAAGCAAAGATGTCGCGGATCACGAATACGGGCATTGCTTTGAATTCACATGCGGATATGGCGATCACGGAGGCGGCATGGAGCATGAAGCTCTGAGGGAGGGTGTGGCCGACTTCATCTCCGCTTCCTTTGCCAACAACCATGTTATCCAAAGGGATGCCTGGTCCAACGGGCGTTATATCTACGGCTACCCCGAACGTTATTGCTATCCCAATATGGATCAACTGGAGTACGAAGAACACGAGAGAGGCATTATTATCAGCAGTGCTTTGTGGAAGATGCGGGAAAACATTGCGGCGTACGGGCAAGTGCCTCAAGGACTCGATGCCGGGACATATTCGCTTCTGCTATTGTGCAACGCTCTGCAACATCAGCCGCCGGGCTTCGCCGGAATAGCGGAGCAGATTCTGCTGCATGACGACAACATTATGGGGGATAACGTCATTGGCAATGGAAGCCCGAACGGTCAAGCTATCTACGATGCATTCGTCATGGAGTATATGATTCCGGTCGGGATGGGAATCAATGATCCATTCCACTTCTACCTCGGAGGCTTCAACTACTGCGATTGTGACGAGGGCTCCGCGGCTGATTGTTTTCCGCGTGTCCACAGTTGGGACGCGACGACACCATCTAGCAGTCCGAACACGGGGGGCACAGGTTTTGACATGGCCTACGTGGATAACGGAGCCGTCTATTATCGGTGGGGAATTCCCGATGCGGAACACGTGCAAGACATGTTGTCTATGCCTCATAGACTGTCCTTCGGCTATTGGGGGCAATCCGCCTCTAAAGCGAGCATATCATCCTCCGGTCAATACGTTGTCTGGGACGAGCATTATTCAGGCATAGACTCATACACGCATTCGCATCCGTGTGGCAGACGGATTACGACAGATTGGGGTATAACGGACTTTGATCCACTGCCCTCGTTCTGGATCACTCCGGACAATACGCATCCAGTGAACAGTGACCCTATCGCCGGTCCAATCATGATTGATCAACTGGCGACACCGACCATGTTCTTCGGCGTAGCGAATAGCGATCATCCGGTCCAGGAGAATGGGGTATGGTACCAGCGGTTCAATGCTACCGACCTAACGATGGTCGGAACTCCTATCCGTGTCAGCGGCCCGGGAACGTCCGGGGTCACGTCCTTGTCAGTCTGCGCCGGCACCGAAACGCATCCGACGGTCTGGGTTGCCTGGATCGAAGGCGGACGCGTGTATTGCACCTACGGCCGCACGGGTGCGGACGGAGCGATCACAAGCTGGCGGGCCACTCCCTACACGTTAGGCGAAGCCAACCGGAACCCGAGCAACGTGTGCGTGGCATTCTCTCCCGAAGTCGGAGGAATATTTGTCACTTGGGAAGAAGGACCGGCGGGTCACCCGGAGACTCGCAGTGTTGCCATCGAGAAGGGATACGCCGTGGGATATCCGCCGGACTATCAGTTCGTTGCGGATGACATCCAATACCTGAATGCGTCGCCGTGGTGGTCCATACGAAATCCAGTCGTGGCGTCCACCAATTACTGGTATACCAGTTTCAATCCCGTCAACATGGCCTTTGAATGGAATATGCACCTGCCGATTCCGCAGGGGTGGTGGGGGTACCTGTGGTTGGACATCGATGTCATTTGCGGGCTTCAGCTGGCGGTCAATGAAGATCATGTTTCCGACCCGAACGATTGGGAATGGTCCATTCCGATTTTCGCCGGACTCGGCCGATCCCCCAACCTCTACTCACCGCACGACCGCTACGAGAGCTATGCCCTCTATACCGGAGAAAGCAATGCGGCGGGCGAGCATGTCCTGGGAGTGCAATCTTTCCAGCCCGTCTTTCCTGAATTTGCCGCCATACAACCGGGCCGAGTGGTTATTGACCGAGACGTCGCACTTCCCACGCCTATCGGATTTGCGGACAGCGTCATCGTTGAGCCGGGAGCTACCCTCTTTCTTATCGCGCCCGACGATGCTCCGTCAAGCGAGGTGCAATTCTTCAATCAAGGCAGAGTCATTGTGAAATCCGGTGGCACGCTCCTGATCAAAGGGGCATCACCGAGCAAGCCGGTGCGGTTGAAGTCCGGCGACGGTGATCCATGGCGAGGCATTGAGCTAGAGGGCGGGCGTCTTCGTATCGAAAATGTGCACATGTTCGATTGCGACAATTTCTGCATTTCCGCGATTAAGCCGACAGGGACCGACACTCCGGTGGATATCCAGAATTGCTACTTCGACGGCAAGCGCCTGATCAAAGGCGCGGATGCGATCCGAGTCATCGGTGATGGAAAGGGCGTGGTCCGAATTGCCAATAGCCGGATTGACTCGGTAAAGAACGCGCGCGGGCTTTATCTCTTCAATTGCGTGGCAGACTTCAGCGGCGATACTATCCAGGGCTGCGACACGTCCAACACCTACCTGAAAAACGTCACAGGCTATTTCTCGGGCTGCCTGTTCCAGGGACGGTCCAATGGTCACGGCGTGGTGTTTGATGGCAGCAATTGCACTCCCAACTTCCAGTGCTGCACCTTCAAGAATCTGGCTCCGACCAACGCCAACGGGAACGCCCTGCTGGCTCTGCAAGGCACCGGCCCAACCTTCGGCTGGGAAGGCGCCAGCAGCGGCGTCAGCAACGTGATCAGTGACTCGGCCAGCAGCCTACTGTACTTCTACAAGGACAAGGTGATGCCGATCATTGACAACGTCAACAAGAACGGCGGTCCCGGCGGCAAGAACGACTGGTACCAGCGCAAGGGCACGGGTCGCTATTTGTACTGGGACAAGACCATGTCCGGCGATAAGTATTCGGCAGAGAATCAGTACTGGAACAACGGGGTCAAGGACGCCTACTTCAACCCCACTCCTGCACTGACCTACTTCGCACTGGACACCACGCAGAAGAACCCGTGGGGCCTCTGCGGTAGCGGTGGCAGCAGCAGCCAGGGAATGGCCTTCCATGGTGGCTCTGTACGCGGCTCGGCCCGCAATGGCCAGGGACTGGACAATTTCGACGACGATCTGATCATGTTCTCCAATGCCCTGACCGCCGAAGTGGAAGGCGACTATGCTGGCGCTCAGGCTTCGTTCCACAGCGTGGTTGCGGCCACCGGCGATGACCAACTGCGCTGGCAGTCGCTGACGCACATCCTGTCCACCCAGCGCCACCTTGACGGCGAGAATGCCGATGGCTGGATTCCGGCTCTGATCGACAGCGCCATCACGATCGACAGCAGTGCCTACAGTACGCGGGTCTATGGCAACCGCCTGCTGGCCAGTTACCGTACGGACCGTGGCCAGTATGACGATGCCGTTTCGATCTGCACGGACCTGCTGGGCAGTGGCCTGACGTTTGATGACTCGCTGCTGGTGGCGGTGGATCTGATCGGCATCCAGATGCTGATGGGCAATTCGGACGGCGGCAATCTCGATAACGCCCCCGCCTCGAGCGTCCCTGCCGGGTTGCGAGTGCACTCGGTCGCGCAGGGTCTGGT from bacterium includes:
- a CDS encoding FlgD immunoglobulin-like domain containing protein; its protein translation is MRSTCLAVLLVFSMLLFQVSTSRAGVLVHETRSLNGVSVDYSNSNPQARLQSYRSALAPVFPELDVQTLEILDEFEDPTFGTPTVRLVQKYRGLTVQDAFTVIDLTKGHMGAFATSNFYKEVNLPDAGFLSQKDDSVALDRFARSFWPEIVADEQVWVLPIVLPMETSNPKDFQFHYSLNIASRQHGPARYYDWQTGTLLKESHRDAHANFLFDISHEVFDPTNHNYTLVDNEDCPGIGRAHLSDINEEDSWDCYDAVNGECSLDLEGIFLLNVCGQTEDVGIWLTGSDTENSFEYSDPWQTNAFTFAVPYGHDNTYSCDFASGWHGACEDDPAALYNLNHIARFMRDHFGAPRFTNAVTTQDQLTGGSTNSNVPAWASREAGHNVIMFGFDANIDIPGATTSKSKDVADHEYGHCFEFTCGYGDHGGGMEHEALREGVADFISASFANNHVIQRDAWSNGRYIYGYPERYCYPNMDQLEYEEHERGIIISSALWKMRENIAAYGQVPQGLDAGTYSLLLLCNALQHQPPGFAGIAEQILLHDDNIMGDNVIGNGSPNGQAIYDAFVMEYMIPVGMGINDPFHFYLGGFNYCDCDEGSAADCFPRVHSWDATTPSSSPNTGGTGFDMAYVDNGAVYYRWGIPDAEHVQDMLSMPHRLSFGYWGQSASKASISSSGQYVVWDEHYSGIDSYTHSHPCGRRITTDWGITDFDPLPSFWITPDNTHPVNSDPIAGPIMIDQLATPTMFFGVANSDHPVQENGVWYQRFNATDLTMVGTPIRVSGPGTSGVTSLSVCAGTETHPTVWVAWIEGGRVYCTYGRTGADGAITSWRATPYTLGEANRNPSNVCVAFSPEVGGIFVTWEEGPAGHPETRSVAIEKGYAVGYPPDYQFVADDIQYLNASPWWSIRNPVVASTNYWYTSFNPVNMAFEWNMHLPIPQGWWGYLWLDIDVICGLQLAVNEDHVSDPNDWEWSIPIFAGLGRSPNLYSPHDRYESYALYTGESNAAGEHVLGVQSFQPVFPEFAAIQPGRVVIDRDVALPTPIGFADSVIVEPGATLFLIAPDDAPSSEVQFFNQGRVIVKSGGTLLIKGASPSKPVRLKSGDGDPWRGIELEGGRLRIENVHMFDCDNFCISAIKPTGTDTPVDIQNCYFDGKRLIKGADAIRVIGDGKGVVRIANSRIDSVKNARGLYLFNCVADFSGDTIQGCDTSNTYLKNVTGYFSGCLFQGRSNGHGVVFDGSNCTPNFQCCTFKNLAPTNANGNALLALQGTGPTFGWEGASSGVSNVISDSASSLLYFYKDKVMPIIDNVNKNGGPGGKNDWYQRKGTGRYLYWDKTMSGDKYSAENQYWNNGVKDAYFNPTPALTYFALDTTQKNPWGLCGSGGSSSQGMAFHGGSVRGSARNGQGLDNFDDDLIMFSNALTAEVEGDYAGAQASFHSVVAATGDDQLRWQSLTHILSTQRHLDGENADGWIPALIDSAITIDSSAYSTRVYGNRLLASYRTDRGQYDDAVSICTDLLGSGLTFDDSLLVAVDLIGIQMLMGNSDGGNLDNAPASSVPAGLRVHSVAQGLVLEDQLLGQLGTRTSQPRKLEVPSNYALYQNYPNPFNPTTELRFDLPEATRVELKIFNTMGQLVATLADEVRPAGAYTLSWNGQSQNGASVASGLYIYQIRTAKFTAAKKMMLIK